A single genomic interval of Juglans regia cultivar Chandler chromosome 1, Walnut 2.0, whole genome shotgun sequence harbors:
- the LOC108995658 gene encoding L-type lectin-domain containing receptor kinase VIII.1: protein MVKISFELSGIVLALFTLLLCFFNSDITAAATEFDFGTLTLSSLKLLGDAHLNNGSVRLTRDLPVPNSGAGRVLYSEPIKFRLPGTRFPASFSTFFSFSVANLNPSSIGGGLAFVISPEDETVGDAGGFLGLLAEQGSPSGFVAVEFDTLLDVEFKDINGNHVGLDLNSMVSAQVGDLEAVGIDLKSGNLVNAWIEYDGSSRVFNISVSYSNLKPKEPLLSFSLDLDEYVNDFMYVGFSGSTQGSTEIHNVEWWSFSSSFDPSSGSGSGSALSPPPPATSMMNQTADSLKSPPPSQAPSGSDSISSTSQKNSKSSSCHNQLCKQGPGAVAGVVTAGAFVLALFAGALIWVYSKKIRHVKKPDSLASEIIKMPKEFSYRQLKSATKCFNANRIIGHGAFGTVYKGILPETGDIFAVKRCSHNSQGKTEFLSELSIIGTLRHRNLVRLQGWCHEKGEILLVYDLMPNGSLDKALFEARIPLPWPHRRKILLGVASALAYLHQECENQVIHRDVKSSNIMLDEGFNARLGDFGLARQIEHDKSPDATVAAGTMGYLAPEYLLTGRATEKTDVFSYGAVVLEVASGRRPIETGAGRVGASSNLVEWVWSLHKEGRLLTVADARLGGEFDEGEMRRVLLVGLACSHPDPLARPTMRGVVQMLVGEAEVPIVPRAKPSMSFSTSYLLMSLQDSVSDCNALITMSTSSSEDGFIGGDIV from the coding sequence ATGGTGAAAATTTCTTTCGAACTTTCAGGCATTGTCTTGGCTCTCTTTACACTGTTGCTCTGCTTTTTCAACAGTGACATTACAGCTGCAGCAACTGAATTCGACTTCGGCACCTTGACTCTCAGCAGCCTGAAGCTCCTCGGCGACGCCCACTTGAACAATGGGAGCGTAAGGCTCACCCGCGACCTACCCGTCCCCAACTCTGGCGCCGGTAGGGTGCTCTACTCCGAACCGATAAAGTTCCGCCTGCCCGGGACACGCTTTCCTGCGAGCTTCTCgactttcttctctttctcagTCGCCAACTTAAACCCGTCGTCGATCGGCGGAGGGCTCGCCTTCGTAATCTCGCCAGAAGATGAGACCGTCGGCGACGCCGGTGGGTTCCTCGGCCTCCTCGCTGAGCAGGGCTCGCCCTCAGGATTCGTGGCGGTCGAGTTCGATACCCTTTTGGACGTGGAGTTCAAGGACATTAATGGAAACCATGTAGGCTTGGATCTGAACAGCATGGTTTCGGCGCAGGTTGGCGATTTGGAAGCCGTAGGGATCGATCTTAAGAGCGGCAATTTGGTTAACGCGTGGATCGAGTACGATGGGTCAAGCCGGGTGTTCAACATATCGGTTTCGTACTCAAATCTGAAACCGAAGGAGCCCCTCTTGTCGTTTAGCCTGGATTTGGATGAGTACGTGAACGATTTTATGTACGTTGGGTTTTCCGGGTCGACTCAGGGGAGCACAGAGATTCACAATGTCGAGTGGTGGAGTTTTAGTTCGTCGTTTGATCCGAGTTCGGGTTCTGGGTCTGGGTCTGCATTATCGCCTCCTCCTCCAGCGACTAGTATGATGAATCAGACTGCTGACTCATTGAAGTCACCACCGCCTTCACAGGCTCCCTCTGGGTCTGATTCAATTTCGAGTACCTCGCAGAAAAACAGCAAGTCTTCATCTTGTCATAACCAGCTCTGTAAGCAAGGACCTGGAGCTGTGGCTGGTGTGGTTACTGCCGGGGCTTTCGTTTTGGCCCTGTTTGCCGGTGCTCTAATCTGGGTATACTCAAAGAAGATCAGACACGTGAAGAAACCCGATTCGCTTGCTTCAGAAATAATCAAAATGCCGAAGGAATTCAGTTATAGGCAGCTCAAATCGGCAACCAAGTGCTTCAATGCAAATAGAATTATCGGCCATGGCGCATTTGGAACCGTTTATAAGGGTATATTACCGGAGACGGGCGACATTTTTGCGGTGAAGAGATGTAGTCACAATAGCCAGGGAAAGACTGAATTTCTATCTGAATTGTCCATAATTGGAACTCTTCGACATCGAAATCTTGTTCGGCTTCAAGGTTGGTGCCACGAGAAGGGGGAAATCTTGTTAGTTTATGACTTAATGCCCAACGGGAGCCTTGATAAAGCTTTGTTTGAAGCGAGAATACCTTTGCCATGGCCGCATAGGAGGAAAATTTTATTAGGGGTTGCCTCTGCCCTAGCATACTTGCACCAAGAATGTGAAAACCAGGTGATTCATAGAGACGTAAAGAGTAGTAACATAATGTTGGACGAGGGGTTCAATGCCCGTTTAGGAGATTTCGGTTTGGCGCGGCAAATTGAGCATGATAAATCTCCAGATGCTACAGTAGCAGCTGGGACAATGGGATATCTGGCGCCTGAGTATCTTCTAACGGGGAGAGCTACAGAGAAAACTGATGTGTTTAGCTATGGAGCTGTGGTTCTTGAAGTGGCTAGTGGAAGGAGACCCATCGAGACTGGGGCCGGGAGAGTTGGAGCTAGCAGCAACTTAGTGGAATGGGTTTGGAGTTTACACAAAGAAGGGAGGTTGTTAACGGTGGCGGATGCGAGGCTTGGAGGTGAATTTGATGAGGGCGAGATGAGGAGGGTGCTGCTGGTTGGACTGGCTTGCTCTCATCCTGACCCATTGGCTAGACCCACAATGAGAGGCGTGGTCCAGATGCTAGTGGGTGAGGCTGAAGTCCCCATTGTTCCTCGAGCAAAGCCTTCCATGAGTTTTAGCACTTCCTACCTCTTGATGAGTTTGCAGGATAGCGTGTCTGACTGCAATGCTTTGATCACCATGTCCACCTCCTCATCAGAGGATGGCTTCATTGGTGGCGATATCGTTTAA
- the LOC108995646 gene encoding CCR4-NOT transcription complex subunit 10-like isoform X1 — protein sequence MDARDSSSSMAAAAPNRDGSSGTDDDAVLSVVAALAKDAALHFQSGKFAECAEVLNQLLLKKENDPKVLHNVAISEFFRDGCSDPKKLLESLNNVKKRIEELACASGEQVEAVSNLLNKVTLGSKGSTMANQLSTTNSSNIVYTDEFDTSVAILNIAVIWFHLHEYTKALSVLEPLYQNIEPIDETTALHICLLLLDVGLACNDASKSADVLIYLERAFGVSCTSQGDNGNTTQQSGNLVAKSSSVPSPATDASHSDLAASVNASENTLSRTLSEEALEYETMFSTLDIGGQNRVRPSGISSSNDLSRPTVDRSLTTVDLKLKLQLYKVRFLLLTRNLKQAKREVKHVMNIARGNDSSTEALLLKSQIESARGNHRKAIKLLVASSNRTDMAISSIFNNNLGCIYYQLGKYHTSSIFFSKALTNTSSLRKEKPLKLSTFSQDNSFLIIYNCGIQYLACGKPILASRCFQKASLVFYNRPLLWLRLAECCLMALEKGLLKTNHAPSERSEVKVHVVGQAKWRQLVVKDGISRNRHVDSVEGDTFTLRSDGQPKLSMSLARQCLHNALHLLNSSEWNYSKSDLPSSSSLEENESSEAASSKNSNYKNLNNIDSKAFTVTIGVGQANANGDAKEPKGGTSQELIQNSLSYYEDIQRRENQLIKQAILANVAYVELELQNPTKALLTARSLLELTECSRIYIFLGHLYAAEALCLLNRPKEAAEHLSIYLFGGSNFDLPFSEEDWKQWQVERTVDSEEFNGVSVTTMNSLAEDPQGIVFLKPEEARAALYANFAAVSAMQGELEQAHQFATQALSILPNSREATLTLIYVDLKLGKSTEALAKLKQSSRVRFLPSGVTLNNSS from the exons ATGGACGCGCGAGATTCCTCGTCCTCGATGGCTGCCGCTGCTCCCAATCGCGACGGGTCCTCGGGCACCGACGACGACGCCGTTTTGTCCGTTGTGGCTGCGCTCGCCAAGGACGCCGCCTTGCACTTCCAGTCGGGAAAGTTCGCCGAGTGCGCCGAGGTCCTGAACCAGCTCTTGCTCAAGAAGGAAAACGATCCTAAA gttCTTCACAATGTTGCAATTTCCGAGTTCTTTCGGGATGGCTGCTCAGATCCTAAGAAGTTGCTTGAATCACTTAATAATGTCAAG AAGAGAATTGAGGAGCTTGCCTGTGCATCTGGAGAACAGGTGGAGGCTGTTAGCAATCTTTTGAATAAAGTCACTTTGGGGTCTAAAGGAAGTACGATGGCAAATCAACTTTCCACAACAAATAGTTCCAATATTGTTTACACAGATGAATTTGACACTTCCGTGGCAATCCTAAACATT GCGGTTATCTGGTTCCATCTCCATGAATATACAAAGGCATTATCGGTTCTAGAACCTTTGTATCAAAATATTGAACCGATAGATGAG ACAACAGCTCTTCATATCTGCCTCTTGTTGCTAGATGTTGGGCTTGCTTGCAATGATGCTTCAAAGTCTGCT gatgtattaatttatttggaaaGAGCTTTTGGTGTTAGTTGCACAAGTCAAGGTGACAATGGCAACACAACACAACAGTCTGGGAACCTCGTTGCAAAATCTTCCTCTGTTCCTTCACCGGCTACAGATGCTTCTCATTCAGATTTAGCTGCTAGTGTGAACGCctcagaaaatactttatcGAGGACCTTATCAGAGGAGGCACTTGAATATGAAACCATGTTCTCAACACTAGATATCGGTGGACAAAATCGAGTGAGGCCTTCTGGTATTTCGTCTTCAAATGATCTGTCAAGGCCAACTGTTGATAGGTCTTTGACCACAGTTGATCTGAAGCTTAAGTTGCAGCTTTATAAAGTTCGGTTTCTGCTTCTCACTAGGAACCTCAAGCAAGCAAAACGTGAAGTCAAGCATGTTATGAACATTGCACGTGGGAACGATTCATCAACGGAGGCTCTCCTCCTGAAGTCTCAGATTGAATCTGCACGCGGCAACCACCGTAAAGCCATTAAGCTGTTAGTGGCTTCAAGTAATCGGACAGACATGGCAATTTCAAGCATTTTCAACAACAATCTTGGGTGCATTTATTATCAGCTTGGGAAATACCACAcatcatcaatatttttttcgaAGGCACTGACTAATACTTCATCACTTCGGAAGGAAAAGCCGCTAAAGCTGTCAACTTTCTCCCAGGATAACtcttttcttataatatataactgcGGTATACAGTACTTGGCCTGTGGGAAACCAATTCTTGCCTCTCGCTGCTTCCAGAAGGCCAGTTTGGTGTTCTACAACCGACCTCTCTTATGGCTCCGACTTGCTGAATGCTGTCTGATGGCTTTAGAGAAGGGACTACTAAAAACTAATCATGCTCCATCAGAAAGATCAGAGGTCAAAGTCCATGTTGTTGGCCAGGCAAAATGGAGGCAACTTGTTGTCAAAGACGGGATATCAAGAAACAGACATGTGGACTCTGTTGAAGGGGATACTTTTACTCTGAGAAGTGATGGGCAACCAAAGCTTTCAATGTCGCTTGCCCGGCAGTGTCTGCACAATGCTCTGCACTTGCTGAACTCTTCGGAGTGGAACTATTCAAAATCTGATTTGCCCTCTAGTTCCTCCTTGGAGGAAAATGAATCAAGTGAAGCGGCTTCGTCTAAGAACTCAAACTACAAGAACTTAAACAACATTGATTCAAAAGCATTTACTGTAACAATAGGTGTAGGTCAGGCTAATGCAAATGGTGACGCCAAAGAACCAAAGGGAGGAACAAGTCAGGAGCTCATACAGAATTCTCTCTCCTATTATGAAGATATTCAGAGAAGAGAAAATCAGTTGATCAAGCAAGCTATTCTTGCTAACGTAGCCTATGTAGAGTTGGAACTGCAAAACCCCACGAAGGCCCTGTTGACCGCTAGGTCTCTCTTGGAACTAACAGAATGTTCTAGAATTTACATCTTTCTTGGACATTTGTATGCAGCGGAGGCCCTCTGCCTGTTAAATAGACCAAAGGAAGCTGCTGAGCATTTGTCGATTTATTTGTTTGGGGGAAGTAATTTTGATTTGCCATTCAGCGAAGAGGACTGGAAGCAATGGCAAGTGGAGAGGACCGTCGATAGCGAAGAGTTTAATGGAGTATCAGTGACTACCATGAATTCTTTAGCTGAGGACCCACAAGGTATCGTCTTCCTAAAGCCGGAAGAGGCGCGTGCAGCACTTTATGCAAATTTTGCTGCGGTGTCTGCCATGCAAGGCGAACTTGAGCAGGCCCATCAATTTGCGACGCAAGCACTATCCATATTACCCAACAGTCGGGAAGCGACTCTGACTTTGATTTATGTGGATCTCAAGCTCGGTAAGTCTACAGAAGCTCTTGCCAAGTTAAAGCAGAGTAGTCGCGTCAGGTTCCTCCCCAGTGGCGTAACATTGAATAATTCTTCTTGA
- the LOC108995646 gene encoding CCR4-NOT transcription complex subunit 10-like isoform X2: MDARDSSSSMAAAAPNRDGSSGTDDDAVLSVVAALAKDAALHFQSGKFAECAEVLNQLLLKKENDPKVLHNVAISEFFRDGCSDPKKLLESLNNVKRIEELACASGEQVEAVSNLLNKVTLGSKGSTMANQLSTTNSSNIVYTDEFDTSVAILNIAVIWFHLHEYTKALSVLEPLYQNIEPIDETTALHICLLLLDVGLACNDASKSADVLIYLERAFGVSCTSQGDNGNTTQQSGNLVAKSSSVPSPATDASHSDLAASVNASENTLSRTLSEEALEYETMFSTLDIGGQNRVRPSGISSSNDLSRPTVDRSLTTVDLKLKLQLYKVRFLLLTRNLKQAKREVKHVMNIARGNDSSTEALLLKSQIESARGNHRKAIKLLVASSNRTDMAISSIFNNNLGCIYYQLGKYHTSSIFFSKALTNTSSLRKEKPLKLSTFSQDNSFLIIYNCGIQYLACGKPILASRCFQKASLVFYNRPLLWLRLAECCLMALEKGLLKTNHAPSERSEVKVHVVGQAKWRQLVVKDGISRNRHVDSVEGDTFTLRSDGQPKLSMSLARQCLHNALHLLNSSEWNYSKSDLPSSSSLEENESSEAASSKNSNYKNLNNIDSKAFTVTIGVGQANANGDAKEPKGGTSQELIQNSLSYYEDIQRRENQLIKQAILANVAYVELELQNPTKALLTARSLLELTECSRIYIFLGHLYAAEALCLLNRPKEAAEHLSIYLFGGSNFDLPFSEEDWKQWQVERTVDSEEFNGVSVTTMNSLAEDPQGIVFLKPEEARAALYANFAAVSAMQGELEQAHQFATQALSILPNSREATLTLIYVDLKLGKSTEALAKLKQSSRVRFLPSGVTLNNSS; this comes from the exons ATGGACGCGCGAGATTCCTCGTCCTCGATGGCTGCCGCTGCTCCCAATCGCGACGGGTCCTCGGGCACCGACGACGACGCCGTTTTGTCCGTTGTGGCTGCGCTCGCCAAGGACGCCGCCTTGCACTTCCAGTCGGGAAAGTTCGCCGAGTGCGCCGAGGTCCTGAACCAGCTCTTGCTCAAGAAGGAAAACGATCCTAAA gttCTTCACAATGTTGCAATTTCCGAGTTCTTTCGGGATGGCTGCTCAGATCCTAAGAAGTTGCTTGAATCACTTAATAATGTCAAG AGAATTGAGGAGCTTGCCTGTGCATCTGGAGAACAGGTGGAGGCTGTTAGCAATCTTTTGAATAAAGTCACTTTGGGGTCTAAAGGAAGTACGATGGCAAATCAACTTTCCACAACAAATAGTTCCAATATTGTTTACACAGATGAATTTGACACTTCCGTGGCAATCCTAAACATT GCGGTTATCTGGTTCCATCTCCATGAATATACAAAGGCATTATCGGTTCTAGAACCTTTGTATCAAAATATTGAACCGATAGATGAG ACAACAGCTCTTCATATCTGCCTCTTGTTGCTAGATGTTGGGCTTGCTTGCAATGATGCTTCAAAGTCTGCT gatgtattaatttatttggaaaGAGCTTTTGGTGTTAGTTGCACAAGTCAAGGTGACAATGGCAACACAACACAACAGTCTGGGAACCTCGTTGCAAAATCTTCCTCTGTTCCTTCACCGGCTACAGATGCTTCTCATTCAGATTTAGCTGCTAGTGTGAACGCctcagaaaatactttatcGAGGACCTTATCAGAGGAGGCACTTGAATATGAAACCATGTTCTCAACACTAGATATCGGTGGACAAAATCGAGTGAGGCCTTCTGGTATTTCGTCTTCAAATGATCTGTCAAGGCCAACTGTTGATAGGTCTTTGACCACAGTTGATCTGAAGCTTAAGTTGCAGCTTTATAAAGTTCGGTTTCTGCTTCTCACTAGGAACCTCAAGCAAGCAAAACGTGAAGTCAAGCATGTTATGAACATTGCACGTGGGAACGATTCATCAACGGAGGCTCTCCTCCTGAAGTCTCAGATTGAATCTGCACGCGGCAACCACCGTAAAGCCATTAAGCTGTTAGTGGCTTCAAGTAATCGGACAGACATGGCAATTTCAAGCATTTTCAACAACAATCTTGGGTGCATTTATTATCAGCTTGGGAAATACCACAcatcatcaatatttttttcgaAGGCACTGACTAATACTTCATCACTTCGGAAGGAAAAGCCGCTAAAGCTGTCAACTTTCTCCCAGGATAACtcttttcttataatatataactgcGGTATACAGTACTTGGCCTGTGGGAAACCAATTCTTGCCTCTCGCTGCTTCCAGAAGGCCAGTTTGGTGTTCTACAACCGACCTCTCTTATGGCTCCGACTTGCTGAATGCTGTCTGATGGCTTTAGAGAAGGGACTACTAAAAACTAATCATGCTCCATCAGAAAGATCAGAGGTCAAAGTCCATGTTGTTGGCCAGGCAAAATGGAGGCAACTTGTTGTCAAAGACGGGATATCAAGAAACAGACATGTGGACTCTGTTGAAGGGGATACTTTTACTCTGAGAAGTGATGGGCAACCAAAGCTTTCAATGTCGCTTGCCCGGCAGTGTCTGCACAATGCTCTGCACTTGCTGAACTCTTCGGAGTGGAACTATTCAAAATCTGATTTGCCCTCTAGTTCCTCCTTGGAGGAAAATGAATCAAGTGAAGCGGCTTCGTCTAAGAACTCAAACTACAAGAACTTAAACAACATTGATTCAAAAGCATTTACTGTAACAATAGGTGTAGGTCAGGCTAATGCAAATGGTGACGCCAAAGAACCAAAGGGAGGAACAAGTCAGGAGCTCATACAGAATTCTCTCTCCTATTATGAAGATATTCAGAGAAGAGAAAATCAGTTGATCAAGCAAGCTATTCTTGCTAACGTAGCCTATGTAGAGTTGGAACTGCAAAACCCCACGAAGGCCCTGTTGACCGCTAGGTCTCTCTTGGAACTAACAGAATGTTCTAGAATTTACATCTTTCTTGGACATTTGTATGCAGCGGAGGCCCTCTGCCTGTTAAATAGACCAAAGGAAGCTGCTGAGCATTTGTCGATTTATTTGTTTGGGGGAAGTAATTTTGATTTGCCATTCAGCGAAGAGGACTGGAAGCAATGGCAAGTGGAGAGGACCGTCGATAGCGAAGAGTTTAATGGAGTATCAGTGACTACCATGAATTCTTTAGCTGAGGACCCACAAGGTATCGTCTTCCTAAAGCCGGAAGAGGCGCGTGCAGCACTTTATGCAAATTTTGCTGCGGTGTCTGCCATGCAAGGCGAACTTGAGCAGGCCCATCAATTTGCGACGCAAGCACTATCCATATTACCCAACAGTCGGGAAGCGACTCTGACTTTGATTTATGTGGATCTCAAGCTCGGTAAGTCTACAGAAGCTCTTGCCAAGTTAAAGCAGAGTAGTCGCGTCAGGTTCCTCCCCAGTGGCGTAACATTGAATAATTCTTCTTGA